Below is a genomic region from Streptomyces sp. NBC_00461.
CCCGGGTCGGGCACCACCAGCCGACCGTGCGTTCGTTGTCGGGATCGCCGTTGAAGAACCAGGAAGCAGCGTCCACTCATCCGGCCGCCAAGCGGGGTCGATCCGGCCCTGCAGCCACTCCACCCAGCCGTCGAGGTCGAGCGGCGGCAAGCTGGGCGCCGGCGGTGCAAGTGCTGTTGACGTCGTCATCGTCGTGCCTCCCTGGTTCGCCGGGCAGTGGATTCCACGGCCTCGCGCATATCGCCTTCGGTGGGGTGCAGGTAGGGCTGCATCGACGAGCGGGAGACGTGGCCCAGCAGGTGCTGGGCCACGTCCTCGGGCACCCCGGAGCGGATCCAGCTCGTGGCGGCGGAGTGCCGCAGCATGTGCGGGCGGGCGGGGAACCCGGCCCGGCGGGCGAGCCGGTCGAACATGTCCTTGGCGTTGTGGTAGGTCATCGGCCGGCCCAGCGGTGCCCGGAACAGGTTCACGAACACCATGTCGGTCATCTCTGCCGCCGAGACCTGGCCGCGTTCGTACTGGTAGTCCGCGTAGAGGCCGACCACTTGCTCAGTGACCGGGATCCAGCGGGAGTAGGCAGACTTCGCCAAGGCCCCGTTGGGGTTCAGCCGCCTCCTCACGTGCACGTGTGGGCCGGTGATCTGGCAGCCGAAGATCTCCGACCGGGTCAGGAAGTGCATGTCCTCCCGGTGCAGCCCCAGGCCCTCACCGATGCGGATCCCGGTGCACCGCAGCAGGGCCACCAGGGCCACCACGAACTTGATCGTCCGGCTGTTGACGCTCGGCATGGGCGCGGGCGTCCTGATCGTCACCTCCTTCCTCGCCGTGGGCCGGGAGGGCCTGGAGACCGCACTGTTCCTGTGGACCACCGCGCAGGCGGCCGGGGAGTCCGCCGGGCCCCTGACCGGCGCCGCGATCGGCCTGGTGCTGTCAGCCGCACTGTGCTGGGGCCTGTACCGGCGGGTGCTGAAGATCAACCTGACGAGGTTCTTCACGGCCACCGGCGTGGTCCTGATCGTCATCGCGGCCGGTGTCCTCCGCTACGGCCTGCGCGACCTTCAGGAGGGCGGTGTACTGCCCGGGAAGGCGGCGTACGCCGTCGACCTGAGCGGCAGCGTCGACGGCAGTTCCTGGTACAGCACCCTCGTCCAGGGCGTGTTCAACGTGACGCCAGCCATGACCTGGCTGCAGGTCGTCGGCTACCTCGCCGTGGTGATGACGCTGTTCGTCCGCGGTGCGCGTGCCGCGGCACCCACTCGCACGGCTGCAGAAGCTCCTCGACGCCGCCCACCACGGCAGCTCCTGGACCCCCGTCGACCCGCTCGACGAAACGACTCGGGCGCACCTCAACGGAGCCACCGGCCAACTCCTGGAGGACCTCGCCCCGGTCCCGGACCTGCTGGAGATCAGGAAAGCCGCCTGATGCCGCCCGCTCACAACAGCGACAGACCCATACGCATCGAAGGGAACGCCCCCATGCCGTCCGCCGAATCCCCCGCCCCGCAGGGCGACTGTCCCGCCGGTGCCGGCCGCCGCTCCTTCGTCAGAACGGCCCTCGGCGCGGGAGCCGCCGGCGCGGTCCTGGCCGCGGGGGCCTGGCCCTAGCCGAGAGCGGCGGTGGCACCGCCGAGGCCGCCACGCAAACGGAGAACGCCGCCAAGGTCCCCTTCCACGGCGCCCACCAGGCCGGCATCATCACGCCCGCACCCGCGTCCGCCACCTTCGTCTCCTTCAACGTCATCGCCGACGACCGCGACGCGCTGGCCGAGCTCCTGAAGACGATCACCACGCGGGCCCGCTTTCTCACATCCGGCGGCACGCCCACCGACCTCGGCGTCGGCGCCCCGCCCTCCGACAACGGCATCCTCGGCCCGACCGTCCCCGCCGACGGCCTCACCATCACGGTCGGCGTCGGCGCCTCCCTCTTCGACGACCGCTACGGCCTCGCCAAGGCGAAACCCCGCCGTCTGGCGCAGATGCGGACCTTCCCCAACGACAACCTCAATCCCGCCGAGTGCCACGGCGACCTCTCCCTGCAGATCTGCGCCCACCGCCAGGACACCGTCCTGCACGCTCTGCGCGACATCGCCAAGCACACCCGGGGCGCCATGCAGATCAAGTGGCGCGTCGACGGCTTCCAGAGCGCGCCACGCCCCACCGGCGCCCAGCGCAACCTGCTCGGCTTCAAGGACGGCATCGCCAACCCGGACGTCACCTCGGCCCGCGAGGCCAACCGTCTGATCTGGGTCGGGGACGGAGACGGCGAGCCGGCCTGGGCCAAGGGCGGCAGCTACCAGGTCATCCGGATCATCCGGATGCTGGTGGAGTTCTGGGACCGCGTCTCGCTCAGCGAGCAGGAGCTGATGTTCGGCCGCCGCAAGGACACCGGCGCCCCGCTGGACGGCGCCCAGGAAACCGACACCCCGAACTACGCCAAGGACCCGCACGGCAACGCTATCCCGCTGGACGCCCACATCCGCCTCGCCAACCCACGCACCGCCTGGACCGACAACTCCCGCATCCTGCGCCGCGGTTACAACTACGACCGCGGCATCGACGACATCGGCAACCTCGACATGGGCCTGGCATTCTGCTGCTACCAGCAGGACGTCAAGCGGCAGTTCGAGGCCACCCAGACCCGCCTCATCGACGAACCCCTCGTCGACTCCATCTCCCCCACCGGGGGTGGCTATTTCTACGCCCTGCCGGGAGCACGCGACGGCAAGGACTGGCTGGGCCGCGGACTGCTCGCGACCTGAACCCACGTAACCGACAGGGCCAAGTGCCGCCTCGCTAGGGGCGGTGCTCCTGAAGTTCCGAGTGGTCGTGGTCCCTGCGGCAGAGGTCGGGCCCGTGCAGGCGGTCTCCCGCCGACGGTGGGCTCACAGCAGCGGCGTGCGCCGCACACTCCGCGCTGTCCACCATCCGATCGCTGTCGGACGCGGCATTGGCGAGGCTCACACAACACACGGCAAGCAACAGGCCGCCCGCAACAAGGGGCAGACTCCGGCGTGCGGGCGGCGGGGCCAGCAGGGCCCGCACCCGCTGCGGAACCTCCCCGCCGGTCGCAGCCAGTGCCGCAGGCGGGGAGGCACCAGCGGATGCGAGGGCGGCGCGCCCGACGGCGTGCGCGACGATCCTACGGTTGCCGACGCGCTGCGCGGCCTCCTCGTCTGCCCAGCGTTCCAGGACGAAGCCGCCCGCAACGGCCAGTGGCCGCAGCAGCGGATTCAGGGCCGCGGTGAGCCTCCACAGGCTCTGAAAGAGGTGGTGACGGCCACGCAGGTGAGCCCGCTCGTGTGCGAGCAGGGCCTCGCGCTCGCGGTCGCTGAGACAGCGCAGCATTCCCCGGGAGACCACGATCCGGCCCGTCGGCCCGGGCAGCGCGAAGGCCAGCGGGGCGTCGTCGTCCACCACGACCAGCTCCGTCTCCGCCGGCAGCCGGGCGCACTCCCGCCGCGCCCGGACCACCTGTCGGGTCTGCCGTACGGCGGCCACGCCCAGCGAGACGACGCCCGTGGCCAGCACCAGTGCGCTGCCGCCCGCGACGACGAGGTAGACCGGGTCCTCGGCCCGCAGCGCGGCCACCGACCAGCGGCCCTCCTCCGCGATCTCCGGAATCTGTGCCACACCGGTGAAGGCGAGCAGGGCGAGCGCCCCCGCCCAGCCGATCGCTGTCACGAGCGCGGCGCATGCCAGGGCCCAGGCGGCGCGGCGCGGGGGCAGCACCTGCGCCAGTCGGGGCGCGATCACGGCGAGCACGGCCGTGACCGCGAAGGGGACGTACACGCTGATCAGCACAGCCTTATGCCGTCCCTCCGGAGCGATGGTCCTCGGCGTG
It encodes:
- a CDS encoding tyrosine-type recombinase/integrase; translated protein: MPSVNSRTIKFVVALVALLRCTGIRIGEGLGLHREDMHFLTRSEIFGCQITGPHVHVRRRLNPNGALAKSAYSRWIPVTEQVVGLYADYQYERGQVSAAEMTDMVFVNLFRAPLGRPMTYHNAKDMFDRLARRAGFPARPHMLRHSAATSWIRSGVPEDVAQHLLGHVSRSSMQPYLHPTEGDMREAVESTARRTREARR
- a CDS encoding M56 family metallopeptidase; the protein is MLISVYVPFAVTAVLAVIAPRLAQVLPPRRAAWALACAALVTAIGWAGALALLAFTGVAQIPEIAEEGRWSVAALRAEDPVYLVVAGGSALVLATGVVSLGVAAVRQTRQVVRARRECARLPAETELVVVDDDAPLAFALPGPTGRIVVSRGMLRCLSDREREALLAHERAHLRGRHHLFQSLWRLTAALNPLLRPLAVAGGFVLERWADEEAAQRVGNRRIVAHAVGRAALASAGASPPAALAATGGEVPQRVRALLAPPPARRSLPLVAGGLLLAVCCVSLANAASDSDRMVDSAECAAHAAAVSPPSAGDRLHGPDLCRRDHDHSELQEHRP